The proteins below are encoded in one region of Caulobacter henricii:
- the folE gene encoding GTP cyclohydrolase I FolE, whose translation MDAITPEAALIERCSCAADDLQHGHPSRPSRDEAMAAVRTLLAWAGDNPEREGLLDTPQRVVDAYGEWFAGYEGDPAKELSRTFEDVQGYDDMVMLRGIDVQSHCEHHMAPFLGKAWVAYMPTGKVVGLSKLARLVEIYAKRLQTQETMTMQVADAIEDHLSAAGVAVLIDAEHQCMSTRGVRHHDVSTITTQFRGVFKTDKVLQQRFMDLVVRK comes from the coding sequence ATGGACGCCATCACCCCCGAAGCCGCCCTGATTGAGCGCTGCTCCTGCGCCGCCGATGACCTCCAGCATGGCCACCCGTCGCGCCCAAGCCGCGATGAGGCCATGGCCGCCGTGCGCACCCTGCTGGCCTGGGCCGGTGACAATCCTGAACGGGAAGGCCTGCTCGACACGCCCCAGCGCGTGGTCGACGCCTATGGCGAGTGGTTCGCCGGCTATGAAGGCGATCCCGCCAAGGAACTCTCACGCACCTTCGAGGACGTGCAGGGCTATGACGACATGGTCATGCTGCGCGGCATCGACGTCCAGAGCCACTGCGAACATCACATGGCCCCGTTCCTCGGCAAGGCCTGGGTGGCCTATATGCCGACCGGCAAGGTGGTAGGCCTCTCCAAGCTGGCCCGTCTGGTCGAGATCTATGCCAAGCGTCTCCAGACCCAGGAGACCATGACCATGCAGGTGGCCGACGCCATCGAGGACCATCTTTCGGCGGCCGGCGTCGCCGTGCTGATCGACGCCGAGCACCAGTGCATGAGCACCCGCGGCGTCCGCCACCACGACGTCTCGACCATCACCACCCAGTTCCGCGGTGTGTTCAAGACCGACAAGGTCCTGCAGCAGCGGTTCATGGACCTGGTGGTGCGGAAGTAG